A single Kribbella aluminosa DNA region contains:
- a CDS encoding extracellular solute-binding protein yields the protein MSPISRRTLLGGSLAAAAVGLTGCSTVTRSTDIAALNKPVELPTYKRFDGPKPDLPRSHPLMPDCFYRFPEHPAKVTSGTPGDGHKVTGSTLTSNPIPPTADRNPYWQELNRRLGVPLELNITAATDYSNKFATAVAGDTLGDVFNVDGGFAYLPQFLEARAQDLTEYLSGDAILEYPFLANAPQASWRGCVYSGGIRAVPIQRGIMSSNTLLARQDLLDQLGVELGSPTVDDLQKVAKAVTDGTKNRWGFAVPPTAAVSAMLGLPNGWEVRDGKLVHSRELPEHKEMLAITRQMVKDGVIHPDGVAKNNQKVWFTQGSAVMTQDTYSSIQSFYRRATDQSFSISIPVPRAADGKVGRVLLGSPNNSIAAIRPGPPARIKTLLRILNWFAAPFGTEEYLFRKFGLPGRHYTLNGSDPVLTKDGGSEVCLGEFPIQYLADGPYPAYFPGHPEAVDTAYNHFKAVLPTAIMPPTYGLYSPTQSTKGKILDTRMDSLTKDIQLGRADLNSWDEAVANYRKSGADAIRNELEQALAIKGEK from the coding sequence ATGAGCCCGATCAGCAGAAGGACGCTCCTCGGCGGGTCGCTGGCTGCGGCGGCCGTCGGGCTGACCGGCTGCTCGACGGTGACCAGGTCGACCGACATCGCCGCGTTGAACAAGCCGGTCGAGTTGCCGACGTACAAGCGTTTCGACGGGCCGAAGCCGGATCTGCCGCGGAGCCATCCGCTGATGCCGGACTGCTTCTACCGGTTCCCGGAGCATCCGGCGAAGGTGACCAGTGGTACGCCGGGGGACGGGCACAAGGTGACCGGTTCGACGTTGACGTCGAACCCGATCCCGCCGACGGCGGACCGCAACCCGTACTGGCAGGAGCTCAACCGGCGGCTCGGTGTGCCGCTCGAGCTGAACATCACGGCGGCGACCGACTACTCCAACAAGTTCGCCACGGCGGTCGCGGGTGACACGTTGGGCGATGTGTTCAACGTGGACGGCGGGTTCGCGTACCTGCCGCAGTTCCTGGAGGCGCGGGCGCAGGACCTGACCGAGTACCTGTCCGGCGACGCGATCCTCGAGTACCCGTTCCTGGCGAACGCGCCGCAGGCGTCATGGCGCGGGTGCGTGTACTCCGGCGGTATCCGCGCCGTACCGATCCAGCGCGGGATCATGTCGTCGAACACGCTGCTGGCCCGGCAGGATCTGCTGGACCAGCTCGGCGTCGAGCTCGGGTCGCCGACCGTCGACGACCTGCAGAAGGTGGCGAAGGCGGTCACCGACGGGACGAAGAACCGGTGGGGTTTCGCGGTGCCGCCGACCGCGGCGGTCAGCGCGATGCTTGGTCTGCCCAATGGTTGGGAGGTGCGCGACGGGAAGCTCGTGCACAGCCGGGAGCTGCCGGAGCACAAGGAGATGCTGGCGATCACCCGGCAGATGGTGAAGGACGGCGTGATCCATCCGGACGGCGTCGCGAAGAACAACCAGAAGGTGTGGTTCACGCAGGGGTCGGCGGTGATGACGCAGGACACGTACTCGTCGATCCAGAGCTTCTACCGACGGGCGACCGACCAGTCGTTCAGCATCTCGATCCCGGTACCGCGGGCCGCGGACGGGAAGGTCGGCCGGGTCCTGCTCGGGTCCCCGAACAACTCCATCGCCGCGATCCGCCCGGGGCCTCCGGCGCGGATCAAGACGTTGCTGCGGATCCTCAACTGGTTCGCGGCGCCGTTCGGGACGGAGGAGTACCTGTTCCGGAAGTTCGGTCTGCCTGGGCGGCACTACACGCTGAACGGCAGCGACCCGGTCCTCACCAAGGACGGCGGGAGTGAGGTCTGCCTCGGCGAGTTCCCGATCCAGTACCTCGCCGACGGGCCGTACCCGGCGTACTTCCCGGGCCACCCCGAGGCGGTCGACACGGCGTACAACCATTTCAAGGCGGTCCTGCCGACGGCGATCATGCCGCCGACGTACGGCCTGTACTCACCCACCCAGTCCACCAAGGGCAAGATCCTCGACACCCGGATGGATTCCCTCACCAAGGACATCCAGCTAGGCCGAGCCGACCTCAACTCCTGGGACGAAGCCGTCGCCAACTACCGCAAGTCCGGCGCCGACGCCATCCGCAACGAACTGGAACAAGCCCTCGCCATCAAGGGCGAAAAATAA
- a CDS encoding SGNH/GDSL hydrolase family protein, which produces MTMTWRRMGASLLVTVVGTAGLVAAAPGDGATTGAGDGAGGRGGGALVTTWGAADDVAGGTLSDLTVRNVLRTSVGGKDLRIRISNANGDQPLVTDSVYVGRQATGASVLPGSSRRLTFGGSTAVTIPPGAMAISDPLPGAVPALTSLTVSLHVVGTTGVITAHNRAMQHSYKSTSGDHAADESGTAYQTESAAWYFVNAAIVDASQQVETVATLGDSITSSVGTTIDTNRRWPDILAGRYAKLPEPRRLAISNEGISGNRVLGGVAKAGSAGASALARLDKDVLTKPGVRTVLVLEGINDIYAGATTGQLISGYRQLIARVHAAGRCIVGGTLTPMGSSFVYTPEKEAVRQAVNTFIRTSREFDGVADFDAATRDPADPSRLAPAYDGGDGLHPNDAGNQAMGQAPNLDSLRCK; this is translated from the coding sequence ATGACGATGACATGGCGCCGGATGGGCGCGAGTTTGCTGGTGACGGTGGTGGGTACGGCGGGCCTGGTGGCGGCCGCTCCCGGCGATGGAGCGACGACTGGTGCTGGTGACGGAGCCGGCGGTCGTGGTGGTGGTGCGCTGGTGACGACGTGGGGTGCGGCGGACGACGTCGCCGGTGGGACTTTGAGCGACCTGACGGTGCGGAACGTGCTGCGGACGAGCGTCGGCGGGAAGGATCTGCGGATCCGGATCTCGAACGCGAACGGTGATCAGCCGCTGGTGACGGACTCGGTGTACGTCGGGCGCCAGGCGACCGGGGCGAGTGTGCTGCCGGGGTCGAGCCGGCGGTTGACGTTCGGCGGGAGTACGGCGGTGACGATTCCGCCGGGCGCGATGGCGATCAGCGATCCGCTGCCCGGGGCGGTGCCCGCGCTGACGAGTCTGACCGTCAGCCTGCACGTGGTCGGGACGACGGGCGTCATCACCGCACACAACCGGGCGATGCAGCACAGCTACAAGTCGACATCGGGTGATCACGCAGCCGACGAGTCGGGTACGGCGTACCAGACGGAATCCGCGGCCTGGTACTTCGTGAACGCGGCGATCGTCGACGCCTCGCAGCAGGTGGAAACCGTCGCGACGCTGGGCGACTCGATCACGTCGTCGGTCGGTACGACGATCGACACCAACCGGCGCTGGCCGGACATCCTCGCCGGCCGGTACGCGAAACTGCCGGAGCCGCGGCGGCTCGCGATCTCCAACGAGGGCATCTCCGGGAACCGGGTCCTGGGCGGGGTCGCGAAGGCGGGCAGCGCCGGGGCGAGTGCGCTGGCGCGGCTGGACAAGGACGTGCTGACGAAGCCCGGCGTACGCACGGTGCTGGTACTGGAAGGCATCAACGACATCTACGCCGGCGCCACCACGGGCCAGCTCATCTCCGGCTACCGCCAGCTGATCGCCCGGGTGCACGCAGCCGGCCGGTGCATCGTCGGCGGAACCCTGACCCCGATGGGCAGCTCCTTCGTCTACACCCCTGAGAAGGAAGCCGTCCGCCAAGCGGTCAACACTTTCATCCGTACGAGCCGCGAGTTCGACGGGGTCGCGGACTTCGACGCCGCGACCCGGGACCCGGCGGACCCGTCCCGCTTGGCACCGGCGTACGACGGAGGCGACGGGCTGCACCCGAACGACGCCGGAAACCAGGCAATGGGCCAAGCCCCCAACTTGGACTCCCTCCGCTGCAAGTAG